The following DNA comes from Kryptolebias marmoratus isolate JLee-2015 linkage group LG23, ASM164957v2, whole genome shotgun sequence.
TGAACtactaattttttttccttttctgcgTCACATCTCCCACAGCCACAGACCATGGTCTAGTGTTGTGTCATTCATGAAtgattcattaaaacaaacaaatctttcagGTGAACGAACTGAACCAAATTACTTTATTCACTGGTTCAGTTGAGTTCAACGGGAGTGGAACTTCTGTGTTCTGGGACTCACTCATGACGTGGATCTGAACGACACAGCGGGGTGCGGGCGGGGAGGGACTGTTTTTGACACCTGAGCGAAAGTGActtgagattcattcactgtaaataaactccatGTGTCACTCAGTGAACGAAACACTGTCTGACTCTGCCCTGAGGGGGTTCTAACTGTTTCCTCCTCGCAAGGATTTGCTCCCAGGCTTTTGTCGGCGTCATACGTTTAACCAAACTAACTGCTAATGTTGAGTCAAGCTTcatgaaaatacacacacacatgccccGTCCCCATTATCTTAACAGACTGAGGGACACATAAAGTAACAAGAAGAgaagagacagaagaagagcAAGTGAGACTCCCAGCGGGACAAGCTGCAGCACCGAGGCTGTTGGGGGCTCCTTAGGTCTTAACAATAataaggagaaaagaaagaggactcTGGTTTACATTTAGTGAACGTGCTGCTGGCTGCTGTCGTGTTGTGGCGCTCGCTAACTTCGgccacacagagagaggagtcTGTCAGAGAGGGCAGGGGAGGGATTTGTTCAATGGATGAACTGCTGATTCACgcatgcacagaaacaacaaactgccACCAAGGAGTGATTCGTTCATGTAGTACTGTGCTGAAAGTGGCCCTGTGTCACTCGCTGCACAAATGAACTGAACGAATCactttaatgaactgattcaaGATTCAATACAGTCAAATGAACTGTCCTTCCATCACTAGGAAGAGGATTAGGGacactgtgaaaaataaaaaaaataaaaatctcagaattctttttttttttttagaattccAACAAAAGAAGTTTGGTGCTGCCCCTCTTCCATAGAtttcagaggggaaaaaagtcagAACTCTGAgtttcttgacttttttttcccactgtgGCCCTAATCTTCTTCCATACAGAAAACATgaggttataaaacaacatatagtttgtttgtttgttttacttgtattttttttgtttgtttgtttttgtttttagccaaGAAGTGTTTAACGGAAAGCACGtgacctttttttctcctcccctTTAATATAAGTTAAACTTTCACTTCTGACGTGACGCAGATATTTTCTGGgtgtggagctgcagctgaaggtactggaagctgtttttcagtgtttgacttgTTCAAATCGTCTGTCAGTGTTTTAGTTCGAGCAGGAACAGCAGAAATGTGTCTCTTCGTGCTTCACGGTGACAAACTCTCAGCTGGAGGTGTAAAAAGTCGGACGGACTCGAAGGAGAGCCGTCAGTTTGTTCGTCCTCCATCTTGTTTCTGCGTCAATCCgctagaaagaaagaaaagtagaGTTAGTTGGTGGTCAGCGGTTTAACCCAGACGAGATTTTACTGTTCGGCTTCATTTGCTGATGACTTGGAGGCGAGTTTTTCTGCCTAAATCAGCCTGTGGAGGTAGGGGGAGCTGAGCCGCTGCTTCCCCGCTGTCTGAGCCACCAAAGGCGGCTTGAGCTCGGCCGAGCGGCCGCCGGAGAGCAGCTGGGATTCTGGCTCTTCTGTTCTCGCTGCAGGACGGAGCTTTAAGACACAAATTATTCACATTTGGgattaaaaacaagctgtgcacttctttttttaaaccagttaaaCTGATCAGAAAGCTTCAGGAAACAGCAGCGGTGCGGCGCCGCCCACAAACTGCTACGTAAACTAAACTTTCTTTACGTAAATTACGTAAAAAAAGAAGTTGCGTAAGAACAACTCCATCAGTAACTCATAGATCAGAATCTCCTATACGAGCTCCCGTCAGGTTACAGACCCTCTGATACATTTTTAATCCATCTCACTGACTTTATCAAGTTGGAGCAAGACAAAGGCAGTCTCACAGGTTCTTCTTGGTTCACAAAAGCCTTTTGATACTGTGGATCATTgggtttaaagctgaactgaaaagtgttttgaagccaacatcagttgaaagaaaatcataaaatgtttattttaaaaataaagaaaaaaaaatactaaatttttttttaataccgaACGCTGAAAaaaaccactggagtgttttcttttttttccataaccCCCCCGATGTGTGACATCCTcagagccgctgaggttcacaACAGTCGgtcattcatcagtgagtggatgaatactggtAAAACATGATTCAGTTCGTTAAAAGGacaaaccgctcattctgaaatgagctcaaaacaggcagaactgatcaggtgaaatctcaatatctgagaatgattttgtgtattaaatgtgatgaacatgttttgtatcgCCTACAGACCCatcctaacttgttcaaggaagcataataggtcccctttaaatcaaacatttggagtaaataaaaatgatttcgTGACAGACCtttaagctaagatcatcttatgttgaggaataatagtgttgtagttgttttaatcaaaccttgaaaacaatgtCATTCACTAACTCGAGAGGATGTCACATTtagggtatgtgttgtgaatgtttCTAACCTATTTATTTACACatcaaatttttgctcaatgtctgtaaaattcaccgATTTATgctgattttgtgtttgttaaaactgACTACCACGTTACATTtaagttttgtaaaactgaggCGAAGAAGCAGACGATCgtctttcaacaaaaacaatgtaaaatatgcaaatgactgatgtgtgtttcctctgcaggtgaaggtagaaagtgtgtgtgagctgatgTGGATGTGAATTCAGCAGCATGGATCAgtgtgaggacagagaggagggagtcCCTCCCTCTAAAACCACTCTGTGTGGGGAACATGAGAGCCAGAGCAAAGATCAGNNNNNNNNNNNNNNNNNNNNNNNNNNNNNNNNNNNNNNNNNNNNNNNNNNNNNNNNNNNNNNNNNNNNNNNNNNNNNNNNNNNNNNNNNNNNNNNNNNNNNNNNNNNNNNNNNNNNNNNNNNNNNNNNNNNNNNNNNNNNNNNNNNNNNNNNNNNNNNNNNNNNNNNNNNNNNNNNNNNNNNNNNNNNNNNNNNNNNNNNNNNNNNNNNNNNNNNNNNNNNNNNNNNNNNNNNNNNNNNNNNNNNNNNNNNNNNNNNNNNNNNNNNNNNNNNNNNNNNNNNNNNNNNNNNNNNNNNNNNNNNNNNNNNNNNNNNNNNNNNNNNNNNNNNNNNNNNNNNNNNNNNNNNNNNNNNNNNNNNNNNNNNNNNNNNNNNNNNNNNNNNNNNNNNNNNNNNNNNNNNNNNNNNNNNNNNNNNNNNNNNNNNNNNNNNNNNNNNNNNNNNNNNNNNNNNNNNNNNNNNNNNNNNNNNNNNNNNNNNNNNNNNNNNNNNNNNNNNNNNNNNNNNNNNNNNNNNNNNNNNNNNNNNNNNNNNNNNNNNNNNNNNNNNNNNNNNNNNNNNNNNNNNNNNNNNNNNNNNNNNNNNNNNNNNNNNNNNNNNNNNNNNNNNNNNNNNNNNNNNNNNNNNNNNNNNNNNNNNNNNNNNNNNNNNNNNNNNNNNNNNNNNNNNNNNNNNNNNNNNNNNNNNNNNNNNNNNNNNNNNNNNNNNNNNNNNNNNNNNNNNNNNNNNNNNNNNNNNNNNNNNNNNNNNNNNNNNNNNNNNNNNNNNNNNNNNNNNNNNNNNNNNNNNNNNNNNNNNNNNNNNNNNNNNNNNNNNNNNNNNNNNNNNNNNNNNNNNNNNNNNNNNNNNNNNNNNNNNNNNNNNNNNNNNNNNNNNNNNNNNNNNNNNNNNNNNNNNNNNNNNNNNNNNNNNNNNNNNNNNNNNNNNNNNNNNNNNNNNNNNNNNNNNNNNNNNNNNNNNNNNNNNNNNNNNNNNNNNNNNNNNNNNNNNNNNNNNNNNNNNNNNNNNNNNNNNNNNNNNNNNNNNNNNNNNNNNNNNNNNNNNNNNNNNNNNNNNNNNNNNNNNNNNNNNNNNNNNNNNNNNNNNNNNNNNNNNNNNNNNNNNNNNNNNNNNNNNNNNNNNNNNNNNNNNNNNNNNNNNNNNNNNNNNNNNNNNNNNNNNNNNNNNNNNNNNNNNNNNNNNNNNNNNNNNNNNNNNNNNNNNNNNNNNNNNNNNNNNNNNNNNNNNNNNNNNNNNNNNNNNNNNNNNNNNNNNNNNNNNNNNNNNNNNNNNNNNNNNNNNNNNNNNNNNNNNNNNNNNNNNNNNNNNNNNNNNNNNNNNNNNNNNNNNNNNNNNNNNNNNNNNNNNNNNNNNNNNNNNNNNNNNNNNNNNNNNNNNNNNNNNNNNNNNNNNNNNNNNNNNNNNNNNNNNNNNNNNNNNNNNNNNNNNNNNNNNNNNNNNNNNNNNNNNNNNNNNNNNNNNNNNNNNNNNNNNNNNNNNNNNNNNNNNNNNNNNNNNNNNNNNNNNNNNNNNNNNNNNNNNNNNNNNNNNNNNNNNNNNNNNNNNNNNNNNNNNNNNNNNNNNNNNNNNNNNNNCTCCAAACTCAGCAGTCAAAGTGAAAGAATGAATGTTGTAGGAGGAGTTTCTGAGTGTCTGTAGGTCACCAGCTGGTCCAGCAGgtgtcacctttgacctttggttCAAACACAGGTGTTGGTAGGAACTTCCACTCAGGTGGCAGGTGTTGCTGGATGGAGGAGGACAAATAGTTGTTGGATCATGACTCCACATGGACCTTTagcttgtgtttgtctctgtgtggacaGACAGAATGGGAAAAACCCTCAGGGGCTGATGTTATTTTCGTGTGAGGGAAAATCAGCCACACCACCTCATGCCCCAATGACGGTGACCATTGCTGGCTCAGCCCACACCTGTACATCAAAAACTGTCCATCTTCTAAGATGTAAAAAATGCCATGTATGTTTGTCAGTAACTGACGTTGTCCAAAAGTAGGAGAGGATTAGCATAAAGACAGTAGAAAATCAATACTTTTTTGGGAGGAGAGGTTACCAGCACATCACTCCCGCTCAGACGTCTTTACCACGTCTGTCCCTACTGATTACATTCAAAGACATTGATTAAGAATCTCATATTATCTTACTGTCAGATGGCCAAAGGCCTCCTTCGACCTCTCTCACCCCCTAGACAAAGCGGTtcttttgtgattatttttcagtaattattttaacctgaacctgaacccaGCTGTGTGTCCTTTAAGAGCAACAAGTCAAAGGACTTTGTTATTGAGTTTAAATCAAACCAACCTTCATCTGCAAAGAGGTGAGCTGGATCTAAATGTTATAACTATGTAAAATGGAACTGAAtcacttttaaatgaaattaatatAGATTGCCAGAAGGTGTCTAAGTCCTGGCCTGAGGTGTCTTGTGAAAGAgcttaaagacatttttactcAGTGTCCCTGTACAACCAGTCTGGGATAGAAAGCTTCATGAATGGGTTGTTGAGACTTTGTGGGACTAAAGCAAGCATTGTTAAACAGTGCACACATTTCCACACCCAGCTGGTAAATCCAAATATATCAGCAAGACTAGAAAACAGTTATTGTTCACATTCACGGGTCACTTTGTGGAGCTTTCCCTTGTGTTTCTCACTCTGTGAGTGGACAGATAAGGCTTGAGTTAATTCTTCACGATTCCTCCACAGAATTGACGACCAAAGCTCAGAAGGTCCCAGTCATCACTCTGAACCGAAGCAGCAAACGGGGCTGGACTCAGTATTTAAGGTCTGTACCTGcacatcagttttgtttttccacagtcaTCTCCATGCTGCACTTTGTAGACCAGTGGACTGTCAGTCTGCTCAACATGGATCTGATGTTTGGCTCCATGATTTCAGCCTGATGTGTCATTCCTACAATGTTCTGTTTCAGGAGCTGGAGAGCAACATTGGCGCTTTCATAAAGAAAGAGCTAAACGTGATGCAGAGAGCTCTGAGTCCAAATTTCCCAGAATGCTCAGAGAGTCATGGGGAGGACGAGGAGGTGTTTGAGGGTGAAgacaaagagcagcagagatGCATCAAAGaggcatttttaaatattactgtgACCATCTTGAGAAGAATGAAGCAGTGGGAGCTGGCTGATCGTCTAATGATCCGTAAGAGGATTTCTCTCTAACTTTAGTGTCAGCAAACAAAGCTATGTTTCCATAAAGccttttgtattttgctttaaaagcagTTTCCATTGATTCACTTTAAGATTaccatgttttataaaaaatgtttcttttttatcaacTTTTCAGTTTACACTAAAACCATAATTTAGTGTTCAGTTCCTTAAAAAAGTCTTACTatttattttgcagatatttattttagttttaaaatcagtaaaatgtttttgccaagTATTCTTGTCAACTAGagattaaagctgaactgaaaaatgtttttaagccaacatcagttgaaagaaaatcaaaaaatgtgcttgttgtaaaatttaaaaaaaaatttttgactatttaaaaaaataaatactcagATGTTTTCGACTTTTTCCGTGACCCCCCCTAATGTGTGACATCCTCAGAGCCATTGTGGTTCCACAgtattcagccattcatcagtgagtggatgattACTGGTAAAACATGATTCAGTTCGTTAAAATTAgttatttgaaaaacaatatctctgtagtttaattttttggtttcccaaaagataaaagccttcctcagatttggatccataagctctgatgtgggaattactatcagaactctaAAGCTCTGCCACGTCCAGTtctggctccttttttttgtcagttcagctgtctccaaaccatacaacatagctgctctcaccaccatcttgtaaacctttcctttgacctttgctgccacccttttgtcacaaattactcatgaaacttttctccatccactccatcctgcctggactctcttcttcacctctttaccacactccctgtacTTTAAGTCTTACACCTTTgagacctctgctccttgtagcctcactgttcctcctgcctccctctcattcacacacaggtactctgtcttgctacggctgactttcatccctcgtctgtaagtgcatacctccacctctccaagttctcttccacctgttccctgttctcactacagatcacgatgtcatctgcaaacatcatagtccacagggattcctgcctgacctcatctgttagtctgtccatcaccagagcaaacaagaagtggctcagagctgatccttgatgcactcccacctccacactgaagctatctgtcactcatACCGtgcacctcaccactgtcctgctctcctcatacatgtcctgtaccagtctaacatacttctctgccactccagatttcctcatacaacaccacagctcctccctcagcaccctgtgctttttctaaaacacaatgaagttctttctgaccctcccTGTACTTCttcatcaacatcctcaaagcaaagatggcatctgtggtgctctttcttgccataaaaccatcctgctgctcacagatAGTCACCTCtggtctaagtctagcttccacaactctcttcTAGCTCTTCATCGTGTGGCTCAttaacttaattcccctgtagctGTAgttgtacatcacccttgttcttaaagacaCCAACActcttctcctccattcctcaggtattttctcactctcaaaaatgccatcAAATAATCAACTCTAAAACCTCAAagccatctctcctagacatttccatacctccactggtatgtcatcaggtccaactgccttccccttcttcatcctcttcgaAGCTTTTCagacttcatcctcactaacctTTTCCATTTCccggtccacagtttctatgacctctactcttctttctctttcattctcttcattcattatCTCCTCAAAGTACTCATTCCATGTTCCCATTaccctctcctctcttgttagaacattaccatttctatctttaacaagcctaacctgctgcacatccttttcAGCCTGAttcctctgtcttgccagttgatacaagtccttctctccctccttagtgtccaagtcttgtacaactcatcatacaccTTTTGTTGTGCCTTTcctacctccctctttgtcctaCGTTGtatctccctatattcctgtctactctcttcagtcctctcactgttccatttcttcctggctaacttATGCCCCTTTCACATGGACCCTATCGGTCACGCTTGCTTTGCGAGcatttacatctgcatttttttgcgctcggtccctgcttctttggtccctgcttcagagaaGGGCCAGCCATGCCGACcttgcttcgtgggcggcgcaagcttagctcctgttcactcattggtcgtgggtgtggccagatgcaagcataaagagtgaaggtaggaatataaacaacagtgttagcttgccctgcaacgtttatgccgtctgtcccccagctgaaggcgctgtaaagcctgaaatctccggcggataacagctgtcctactcctcacaacaatcgcggcatccagagcatttcttccactgcgcctctcttcctgaagtctcaggagaatccccataagcaTCActaggaggcgttcctctgctaccgaacaaactggccggtgtgaacgtgATGCATTCTTTGTAGAGCCGAgcagagccggacttctgaattagggcccgtgtgAAAGAGGCATTAGTCCTCTGAACCTCCTGCACTTagctattccaccaccaggtttccttatcatcttttctctgtccagatgacacatcaagtaccttcctacctggctctctaatcactgtggctgtagtagcccagttttctgaaactcttttttaccacccagagcctttaacaccTCCTTTCTGAACTtctcacaacattcttccttcctcaaccctacaccatttggtcctcttttctgcctttactcttttcctcttcgtCACCACGAcactcatcctacacaccactaTCCAATCCTTGACACCAGACCTGctcatcacctcctcatctcctttatttccttcaccaacatgtccattcaggtttgctctgatcaccactctctcctgcCTGGGAATAAtctctatcacttcatcaagatTCTTCCTGAATTTCTCTTGCTTCTCTAtctcacatccaacctgtggagcagaaccactgagAACATTCAACATCAGACCTTTtccttctaccttcagacataTCACCCTGTCTGACACTCTTTCCACCTCAACCACATTCCTTGccaactcctccttcaggaccacccctactccatttctcttttccgatccacaccatggtagaacagcttaaaccctgccccaGTACTGGGAGCCTTCCTGCCCTTTCATTTTGTGTCTTGCACACATTCATCATAATAcatccttcctcctctgcatcatgtcagtcagctctctacctttgcctgtcattgtccttacgtttagagttgctaccctcagtcctacacccttgattttcttcttctctctccgTCTCCTGGCACGTTTCTCTCCTCATGGTCTTTGACTAACAGTAGCATAATTTCTGCCAGCATCCTGTTTGTCAGCAGCACGGTGTCAGTCGTTGTTAACCCGGGCCTCGACCGATGCGGTATGGTGTGGCTTGGATGAACTcgcatgttagttttggcaaaaaTATTCTTTGCTGGATGCCCTttctgacacaaccctcaccatttgaattgacattcatgaaatgtcagtttttgagttttgatttcagttcagctttagtGTCATTAAAACAAGAATGAGAAGCTGTTGATTTAGTgctcttatttattattttaggatCTCCTGTCGCATGCCAGAGTAAACTGAAATCcaagatgaaaacaaagttcCAGTGTATGTTTGAGGGGATTGCTACAGCAGGAAACCCAACCCTTCTGAATCAGATCTACACAGAGCTCTACATCACAGAGGGAGGGACTGGAGAGGTCAATGATGAAcatgaggtcagacagattGAAACAGCATCCAGGAAACcacacagaccagaaacaacaatcagacaaGAAGACATCTTTAAACTCCCACCTGGAAGACATGAACCAATCAGAACAGTGATGACATTGGGAGTGGCTGGCATTGGGAAAACAGTCTTAACACAGAAGTTCACTCTGGACTGGGCTGAAGACAAAGCCAACCAGGACATCCACTTCACATTTCCATTCACTTTCAGAGAGCTGAAtgtgctgaaagagaaaaagttcAGCTTGGTGGAACTTGTTCATCACTTCTTTACTGAAACCAAAGAAGCAGGAATTTCCAAGTTTGAAGAATTTCAGGTTGTGTTCGTCTTTGATGGTCTGGATGAGTGTCGACTTCCTCTGGACTTCCACAACAATCAGATCCTGACTGATGTTACAGAGTCCACCTCAGTGGATGTGCTGCTGACAAACCTCATCAGGGGGAACCTGCTTCCCTCTGCTCGCCTCTGGATAACCACACGacctgcagcagccaatcagatccctGCTGAGTGTGTTGACATGGTGACAGAGATCAGAGGGTTCACTGACCCACAGAAGGAGGAGtactttggaaaaaaattcAGTGTGGATGAGCAGGCCAAAACTATCATCTCCCACATCCAGACATCACGAAGCCTCCACATCATGTGCCACATCCCAGTCTTCTGCTGGATCACTGCTACAGTTCTGGAGGATGAGTTGAAAaccagagagggaggagagctGCCCAACACCCTGACTGGGATGTACATCCACTTCCTGGTGGTTGAGACCAAAGTCAAGAAGGTCAAGTATGACAATGGAGCTGAGACAGATCCACACTGGAGTCCAGAGAGCAGGAAGATGATTGAGTCTCTGGGAAAACTGGCTtttgagcagctgcagaaaggaaaCCTGATCTTCTATGAATCAGACCTGACCGAGTGTGGCATCGATATCAGAGCAGCCTCAGTGTACTCAGGAGTGTTCACACAGATCTTTAAAGAGGAGAGAGGGCTGTACCAGGACAAGGTGTTCTTCTTTGTCCATCTGAGTGTTCAGGAGTTTCTGGCTGCTCTTCATGTCCATCTGACCTTCATCAACTCTGGAGTGAATTTGCTTGAAGAACATCAGACAACTTTCCAAAAGTCTGAAATAAGAGAAGATGAATTTGCAGAGAAGAAATTTTATCAGAGTGCTGTGGACAAGGCCTTACAAAGTCCAAATGGACACCTGGACTTGTTCCTCCGCTTCCTCCTGGGTCTTTCACTGCAGACCAATCAGACTCTCCTACAAGGGCTGctgacacagacaggaagtagctCACAGACCAATCAGGAAACAGTCCAGTACATCAAGATGAAATTCAGTGAGGACTTGTCTGCAGACAAAATCATCAATCTGTTCCActgtctgaatgaactgaatgaaTGCTCTTTAGTTGAGGAGATCCAAACATTCCACAGTTCGGGAAGGTTTACCACAGATAAACTGTCTTCTGCTCAGTGGTCAGCTCTGGTCTTCTTCTTACTGTCGTCAGAAAAAGATCTGGATGAGTTTGAcctgaagaaatattttaattctgaGGAGGCTCTTTTGAGATTGCAACTGGTTGTTCAGGCATCTAACAAAACTCTGTAAGTACACAGACAGATAAGTTGATTTTACTGCATTGTAAACTTGCAGCTAGTGAAAAAGAGTAATTCTAACTATTATTTTTGTCTCCCCAGATTAAGTGTCTGTAATCTTTCAGAGAAAAGCTGTGAAGTTCTCTCCTCCATTGTAAGTTCCCAGTCCTCCTGCCTTAGAGAGTTAGACCTAAGTAACAATGACCTTCGagattcaggagtgaagcttCTGTGTGAAGGACTAAAGGAAAAACACTGTGTGCTGAAAACTTTAAGGTAAGATGAAAAAAACCAGTTAGTGtaacttttaataaacaaaaactattcTCTATAGACTTTAAACTCTGTGAATTAAGTTTAAACTGTATCACCTTCATGAATCAGCAACTTTATTGTGGACGATATGGGTAAATATATGTTTTGTTATGTGTTGTTGATGGTAGTTTTCCCCTGGTAAGGTCTCCTACTGTATGGCAAATTGGTTCCAGACAAGGAGCCAGGTAAAGAATGATTTAACAACCCTTGCAATGACTTCTAGACAAAGACACCACAATGCTTTACCCAAACTAGGGATCCTAGAGCTTCACCCTGTAGCCAGACCAAAGGAAAAGATTCATTGGCAAGCACCCTGAGGCTTCATAAGAAACATTTCATCGTGAAATGGGAATAAGTTAGAAGAAGAGGCCTTGTTTGTCTGATCCCTGGTTGTTGAAACTGGCTTTAAGAGTTTGGAACATCCCTTCATTATTGGGATACAGCCCAGGTTTGTGCAGGGGATTGAGAGCTACTGAAAACCATAGAGCCGGGCTCAGCTTGACCCACATTATAGGCTCTGGAACCAATCTCCTGGGGAGTTGGTGGATTATATTCTACTCTAGAGTCTGGATGAGAGGCAGTGAGAGAGGATAGGCGTACTTATGCTTTCTTGCTGACCAAACATTGGTGTTTTCCCAGGTGGATGAAAGGTTGGCATCCTTTTGCTCTCAGGTGGGAGAAAGGGTTTTGAtagttgtttgtgcttatgcaccTAGCAGCAATTCAGAGTACCCAATCTATTTGGAGTCCATGGGTGAAAGGTGTTCTATCAGGtgacttatgccccttttacacaggccctaattcagaagtccggttctactcggctcggctctataaagaatgcatcgcgtttataccggccagtttggtcggtagcagaggaacgcctcctcatgTTGCGGAGGTTAGGGCtgcagtgtgtctgtgtgcatggtgtgtgtgggggggtgctACCGAAACTTGAGCACAAGCAACgaaagagctatggacaacgttggccctgtgacTTTaagaagagaggcgcagtggaagaaatgctctggatgcagcgattgttgcacggagtaggacagctgttatccgccggagatttcaggctttacagcgccttcagctgggggacagacggcataaacgttgcagggtaagctaacgctgttgtttatattcctaccattcgctctttatgcttgcatctggtcacacccacgaccaataaatgaacaggagctaagcttgcgccgcccacgaagcagggctggcccggctggccctactttGAAgtagggaccaaagaagcagggcagacctcgaaaaaatgcagatgtaaacgcgcgcaaagcaagcagagtacagtggagccgggacctttggagccgggacctttagagcccgtgtaaaaggggcattagttcTCTTACTGAGGGAGTTCAGTGCCTATGTAGGACCGGCATGATAAAGAGGAATGTATGACTCCcctgaatgttttgttgttggacttttgtccataacaaacaccatgtttaAGATAGGTTTCCATAAGTGAATGGCACGACATCCTGGGT
Coding sequences within:
- the LOC108248498 gene encoding NLR family CARD domain-containing protein 3-like translates to MQRALSPNFPECSESHGEDEEVFEGEDKEQQRCIKEAFLNITVTILRRMKQWELADRLMIRSPVACQSKLKSKMKTKFQCMFEGIATAGNPTLLNQIYTELYITEGGTGEVNDEHEVRQIETASRKPHRPETTIRQEDIFKLPPGRHEPIRTVMTLGVAGIGKTVLTQKFTLDWAEDKANQDIHFTFPFTFRELNVLKEKKFSLVELVHHFFTETKEAGISKFEEFQVVFVFDGLDECRLPLDFHNNQILTDVTESTSVDVLLTNLIRGNLLPSARLWITTRPAAANQIPAECVDMVTEIRGFTDPQKEEYFGKKFSVDEQAKTIISHIQTSRSLHIMCHIPVFCWITATVLEDELKTREGGELPNTLTGMYIHFLVVETKVKKVKYDNGAETDPHWSPESRKMIESLGKLAFEQLQKGNLIFYESDLTECGIDIRAASVYSGVFTQIFKEERGLYQDKVFFFVHLSVQEFLAALHVHLTFINSGVNLLEEHQTTFQKSEIREDEFAEKKFYQSAVDKALQSPNGHLDLFLRFLLGLSLQTNQTLLQGLLTQTGSSSQTNQETVQYIKMKFSEDLSADKIINLFHCLNELNECSLVEEIQTFHSSGRFTTDKLSSAQWSALVFFLLSSEKDLDEFDLKKYFNSEEALLRLQLVVQASNKTLLSVCNLSEKSCEVLSSIVSSQSSCLRELDLSNNDLRDSGVKLLCEGLKEKHCVLKTLSLSGCLITEEGCASLASALRSNPMNLKELDLSYNNPGDEGLKLLKAPDAPWKLDSLRVEPAGVRWLTPGLRKYSCQLTIDTNTVNKKLQLSDNNRKVTHVEEDQSYPDHPDRFDFWPEVMCKESLPDRCFWEVKWKGKVEISVTYKEVKRKGNDNDCEFGFNDISWSLSCSDEGRYSVCHNKIREFTSSSSSSSPASFHKLGVYVDCSAGTLSFYRTSSATPIHLHTLTTKFNKPLYPGFGFWPGSSVTLCSDEPPPV